A region from the Halomarina litorea genome encodes:
- a CDS encoding DUF6360 family protein: protein MADRIMKVNAYTTLDLLDGRAEGADFTDEGLAVLNVTSPRKHPDEVTLQLEIDPSDLDHLTAHADSVTLTPDQARTIAADLEKHAARVEEAQEE, encoded by the coding sequence ATGGCAGACCGAATCATGAAGGTCAACGCCTACACGACCCTCGACCTGCTGGACGGTCGAGCGGAGGGCGCCGACTTCACCGACGAGGGCCTCGCCGTCCTGAACGTCACCTCGCCGCGAAAGCACCCCGACGAGGTCACCCTGCAACTGGAAATCGACCCCTCCGACCTCGACCACCTGACGGCCCACGCCGACAGCGTGACGCTGACGCCCGACCAGGCCCGGACTATCGCAGCCGACCTGGAGAAACACGCCGCTCGCGTCGAGGAAGCACAGGAAGAGTAG
- a CDS encoding MBL fold metallo-hydrolase, which yields MELRFLGGAREVGRSAVLVDDTLLLDYGMASTNPPSYPVGSPDPEAVVVSHGHLDHVGALPALLSGRARPPVHWTPPTREFALTLARDTLKLHGGTPHCPFTETDVARLTQVSETHGYGESFEAAGYEITLYNAGHIPGSAHVLVDDGDARLLYTGDFHVGNPERPRAPAPENGQRLVAPSTERPDADVVICESTYADVTHADRAETEERFARALRETVVGGGTVVVPAFAIGRTQEVLLACAANDVECYVDGMGKRVTRMLNSHPEFVRDADALQRATSRARFVTGRDGQRKRIAAQNTVVVTTSGMLSGGPAMTYVPEIRGHPTNLVAFVGYQVEGTPGRELLETGSAELDGRVMPVAARTDLFEFSAHADRPGLESFLADYEDARVLCNHGDRCAWFAGELREAGYDASAPELGETVTV from the coding sequence ATGGAACTGCGCTTTCTGGGCGGCGCGCGCGAGGTGGGCCGGAGCGCGGTGCTCGTCGACGACACGTTGCTCCTGGACTACGGGATGGCGAGTACGAACCCGCCGAGCTACCCCGTCGGGTCGCCCGACCCGGAGGCGGTCGTCGTCTCGCACGGTCACCTCGACCACGTGGGGGCGCTCCCGGCGCTCCTCTCGGGGCGGGCCAGACCGCCCGTCCACTGGACGCCGCCGACGCGGGAGTTCGCGCTGACGCTCGCGCGCGACACGCTGAAACTCCACGGCGGCACCCCGCACTGCCCGTTCACCGAGACGGACGTGGCGCGACTCACGCAGGTCTCCGAGACGCACGGCTACGGCGAGTCCTTCGAGGCCGCCGGCTACGAAATCACCCTCTACAACGCAGGCCACATCCCCGGGAGCGCGCACGTCCTCGTGGACGATGGAGACGCCCGACTGCTCTACACGGGCGACTTCCACGTCGGGAACCCCGAACGACCGCGCGCGCCCGCCCCGGAGAACGGCCAGCGACTCGTCGCGCCGAGTACGGAGCGGCCCGACGCGGACGTCGTGATATGCGAGTCGACGTACGCCGACGTGACCCACGCGGACCGCGCCGAGACGGAAGAACGGTTCGCGCGGGCACTGCGCGAGACGGTCGTCGGAGGCGGTACCGTCGTCGTCCCCGCCTTCGCCATCGGGCGGACACAGGAGGTGTTGCTGGCGTGTGCGGCCAACGACGTGGAGTGCTACGTCGACGGGATGGGAAAGCGCGTCACCCGGATGCTGAACTCCCATCCCGAGTTCGTCCGGGACGCCGACGCCCTCCAGCGTGCCACCTCGCGCGCCCGGTTCGTGACGGGGCGCGACGGACAGCGCAAACGAATCGCCGCCCAGAACACCGTCGTCGTCACCACCAGCGGGATGCTCTCGGGCGGCCCGGCGATGACGTACGTCCCCGAGATTCGCGGCCACCCGACCAATCTCGTCGCGTTCGTGGGCTACCAGGTGGAGGGGACGCCCGGTCGGGAGTTGCTGGAGACGGGGAGCGCCGAACTCGACGGGCGGGTGATGCCCGTCGCGGCCCGCACCGACCTCTTCGAGTTCTCGGCGCACGCCGACCGCCCGGGGCTGGAGTCGTTCCTCGCGGACTACGAGGACGCACGGGTGCTCTGCAACCACGGCGACCGATGTGCGTGGTTCGCCGGGGAACTGCGCGAAGCGGGCTACGACGCGAGCGCCCCCGAACTGGGTGAGACGGTGACGGTGTAG
- a CDS encoding 30S ribosomal protein S6e, which produces MAEFQVVVADPEDGTTHQFDVEGQDANRFVGRSIGEEVDGGSVGLDGYTLEITGGSDNAGRPMRGDVAGPNLKAVLLTGGVGFEPEVDGERKRVTVRGSEISEETRQINAKISERGSQSVDELLGLDGDDEAEADDE; this is translated from the coding sequence ATGGCTGAGTTTCAGGTCGTCGTCGCCGACCCCGAGGACGGCACGACCCACCAGTTCGACGTGGAGGGACAGGACGCGAACCGATTCGTCGGTCGCAGCATCGGCGAGGAGGTCGACGGCGGGAGCGTCGGCCTCGACGGCTACACGCTCGAGATCACCGGCGGGTCGGACAACGCCGGGCGCCCGATGCGCGGCGACGTCGCGGGCCCGAACCTCAAGGCGGTCCTGCTGACCGGCGGCGTCGGCTTCGAGCCCGAGGTCGACGGCGAGCGAAAGCGCGTCACCGTCCGCGGGAGCGAGATCAGCGAGGAGACCCGACAGATCAACGCCAAGATATCCGAGCGCGGGAGCCAGTCGGTCGACGAACTCCTCGGTCTCGACGGCGACGACGAGGCCGAGGCCGACGACGAGTAA
- a CDS encoding DUF7112 family protein, whose protein sequence is MSDRIPHDHSSVSTHRATLARAGRTDRPKIVLPEDLSVPEGPVRIVLDGRTYHTLVDVDFDGVPEVRGVYENARMAREREGSSHLAEWVEERNLEFGRSVHVDVVEADLLGVRAPGETAVYTASPGPDDSLADIARNLDE, encoded by the coding sequence GTGTCCGACCGCATCCCGCACGACCACTCCTCCGTGTCGACCCACCGCGCGACACTCGCGCGGGCGGGCCGCACCGACCGCCCGAAGATCGTCCTCCCCGAGGACCTGTCGGTGCCGGAGGGGCCGGTTCGAATCGTCCTCGACGGCCGGACGTACCACACGCTGGTCGACGTGGACTTCGACGGCGTCCCGGAGGTGCGCGGGGTCTACGAGAACGCCCGGATGGCCCGCGAACGCGAGGGGTCGAGCCACCTCGCGGAGTGGGTCGAGGAGCGCAACCTCGAGTTCGGCCGCTCGGTCCACGTCGACGTGGTCGAAGCCGACCTCCTCGGCGTCCGCGCGCCCGGCGAGACGGCCGTCTACACCGCCTCGCCCGGTCCGGACGACTCGCTCGCGGACATCGCCCGCAACCTCGACGAGTAG
- a CDS encoding DUF5807 family protein: MDTPRREFLDGDRPDDVLIYVAGEDADDVDALAAHGERVDDGVVLVLPGDQGRSVFQRATGMGAMDFAGAAMKTDGEVADDLTGGTCPSAHDDEPDADHRAQFVLAFAEAQNEEVGGIYEEGTVVHAYVSCSCGTAYSDRWVVGDA; the protein is encoded by the coding sequence ATGGACACCCCACGACGCGAGTTCCTCGACGGCGACCGCCCCGACGACGTCCTCATCTACGTCGCGGGCGAGGACGCCGACGACGTTGACGCCCTCGCGGCCCACGGCGAACGGGTCGACGACGGCGTCGTCCTCGTCCTCCCCGGCGACCAGGGCCGCAGCGTCTTCCAGCGTGCGACCGGCATGGGCGCGATGGACTTCGCGGGGGCCGCGATGAAGACCGACGGCGAGGTGGCAGACGACCTCACCGGCGGCACCTGCCCGAGCGCTCACGACGACGAACCAGACGCCGACCACCGCGCGCAGTTCGTCCTCGCGTTCGCCGAGGCACAGAACGAGGAGGTCGGCGGCATCTACGAGGAGGGCACCGTCGTCCACGCCTACGTCTCCTGTTCCTGTGGGACCGCCTACTCGGACCGGTGGGTCGTCGGCGACGCGTAA
- a CDS encoding DHH family phosphoesterase, translating into MDDTLYDDLPLSRKSVIPGAGFFAPDREGPPEERIAALERADAVVVADGDADGLGSAALVREAEGDPVPTADLLDPEETDAVYEGTVAVVAASPHWFPEAFEQVVEHAPEGVTVYVCDLCPDGEEDLESLPDLAAHADDVHWFDHHQWDDSLTKRVRAAGVDLVVGESDEECTTDVALRSLDHDFDERYETLAAVTRDHDLWLREDPRSDDLADFAYWVGSETYVATVRVHGADLPEVATDYLEARRVEKRALVDLAVGRAEFHDVDGVTVAVTYGRCSQNEVAEALREQGSDAAVIVKPSGSASIRGTDEFQRCHEVAGRVGGGGHPKAAGCKPDIYDDMLDYAHHWTTRGAVTKRVILEAFEDLPDEDDEGIESER; encoded by the coding sequence ATGGACGACACACTCTACGACGACCTGCCGCTCTCCCGGAAGTCCGTCATCCCCGGGGCGGGCTTCTTCGCCCCCGACCGCGAGGGACCGCCCGAGGAACGAATCGCGGCGCTCGAACGCGCGGATGCGGTCGTCGTCGCCGACGGTGACGCCGACGGACTGGGCAGTGCGGCGCTCGTCCGCGAGGCCGAGGGCGACCCGGTCCCTACGGCGGACCTGCTCGACCCGGAGGAGACGGACGCGGTCTACGAGGGGACGGTCGCCGTCGTCGCCGCCTCCCCCCACTGGTTCCCCGAGGCGTTCGAACAGGTCGTCGAGCACGCCCCCGAGGGCGTCACGGTGTACGTCTGCGACCTCTGTCCGGACGGCGAGGAGGACCTCGAGTCCCTCCCGGACCTCGCGGCCCACGCCGACGACGTCCACTGGTTCGACCACCACCAGTGGGACGACTCGCTGACGAAGCGGGTACGGGCGGCGGGCGTCGACCTCGTCGTCGGGGAGTCCGACGAGGAGTGTACCACCGACGTGGCCCTCCGGAGTCTCGACCACGACTTCGACGAGCGATACGAGACGCTCGCGGCCGTCACCCGCGACCACGACCTGTGGCTCCGCGAGGACCCGCGGAGCGACGACCTGGCGGACTTCGCCTACTGGGTGGGAAGCGAGACGTACGTGGCGACGGTCCGCGTCCACGGGGCGGACCTCCCCGAGGTGGCGACGGACTACCTCGAAGCGCGGCGCGTCGAGAAGCGCGCGCTCGTCGACCTCGCCGTCGGACGGGCCGAGTTCCACGACGTCGACGGCGTCACCGTCGCCGTCACCTACGGCCGGTGTTCGCAGAACGAGGTCGCGGAGGCCCTGCGCGAACAGGGGTCCGACGCCGCCGTCATCGTCAAACCCTCCGGGAGCGCCTCCATCCGAGGTACCGACGAGTTCCAGCGGTGCCACGAGGTGGCCGGACGGGTCGGCGGCGGCGGCCACCCGAAGGCCGCCGGGTGCAAGCCCGACATCTACGACGACATGCTCGACTACGCCCACCACTGGACGACGCGCGGCGCGGTGACCAAGCGCGTCATCCTCGAGGCCTTCGAGGACCTCCCCGACGAGGACGACGAGGGCATCGAGAGCGAGCGCTAG
- a CDS encoding universal stress protein: protein MFETVVIATDASASAERAVATALDLAERFDAAVHVLSVLDDDDAEHEQTVRTTFARFSERTDRPVTTAVRQGDPVEIIVGYAERVDADVVATGTRGRDAPFSYHLGSVAEAVVRECPVPVLTVRELRGSEGSESPRTAE from the coding sequence ATGTTCGAGACGGTGGTCATCGCGACCGACGCCAGCGCGAGCGCCGAGCGGGCGGTCGCGACCGCGCTCGACCTCGCCGAGCGGTTCGACGCCGCGGTACACGTCCTCTCGGTGCTCGACGACGACGACGCGGAGCACGAACAGACGGTCCGGACCACGTTCGCGCGCTTCAGCGAGCGGACGGACCGCCCGGTGACGACTGCCGTGCGGCAGGGCGACCCCGTCGAGATCATCGTCGGGTACGCCGAGCGCGTGGACGCCGACGTCGTCGCGACGGGCACCCGCGGACGCGACGCCCCCTTCTCCTATCACCTCGGGAGCGTCGCCGAGGCCGTCGTCCGGGAGTGTCCGGTGCCCGTGTTGACCGTGCGAGAGCTCCGCGGTTCGGAAGGCTCGGAGAGCCCGAGAACCGCGGAGTAG
- a CDS encoding DUF7344 domain-containing protein — translation MTVPSVRMLPPETAFRLVTSERRRRVLAVLFDAGRALDERRLARRVVARSEDADPVSVADERVDEMYLALRHGDLPKLDDAGAIVHHDAAGEVELGPASDDLRPLLRYARTGEL, via the coding sequence ATGACGGTCCCCTCCGTACGTATGCTCCCCCCAGAGACAGCGTTCCGACTCGTGACGAGCGAGCGACGGCGGCGCGTCCTCGCCGTCCTCTTCGACGCCGGGCGAGCGCTCGACGAACGCAGGCTGGCCCGCCGGGTCGTCGCCCGCAGCGAGGATGCTGACCCCGTGTCGGTGGCCGACGAGCGAGTCGACGAGATGTACCTCGCGCTTCGACACGGTGACCTGCCGAAACTCGACGACGCCGGGGCGATAGTCCACCACGACGCGGCCGGCGAGGTCGAACTCGGCCCCGCGAGCGACGACCTGCGCCCTCTGCTCCGGTACGCCCGCACGGGCGAACTGTAG
- a CDS encoding universal stress protein: MDIETVLVPVDGSSQSARAVEVAAAIANRYDGGVHALYVVDDVEDGRTEQLMVATRAAAGDVPLTHSSAYGFSTSHLSHHPGSVVLDASEDAGADFIVVPREDPSDLLGKAAGYVLQYAEQPVLSV, translated from the coding sequence ATGGACATCGAGACGGTGCTGGTGCCCGTCGACGGCAGTTCCCAGTCCGCTCGCGCGGTCGAGGTGGCCGCGGCCATCGCGAACCGCTACGACGGGGGCGTCCACGCGCTCTACGTCGTCGACGACGTCGAGGACGGCCGAACGGAGCAGTTGATGGTCGCGACGCGGGCGGCCGCCGGCGACGTCCCGCTCACGCACTCCTCGGCGTACGGGTTCTCTACCTCCCACCTCTCGCACCACCCGGGGAGCGTCGTCCTCGACGCCAGCGAGGACGCCGGGGCGGACTTCATCGTCGTCCCCCGCGAGGACCCCTCGGACCTGCTCGGAAAGGCCGCGGGCTACGTCCTCCAGTACGCGGAACAGCCGGTGTTGTCGGTCTGA
- a CDS encoding GNAT family N-acetyltransferase, translating to MTADRIYPDEPAGDFDRPPLRFADRADRPVVVRRLEGEADREALVEMYVAFDPEDRAQGIPPTGEARIREWLGHILTEDCINVVAEHEDTPGTDLVGHATLVPDSEGACELAIFVLNDFQNAGIGTTLIRGLLGAGQADGVDRVWLTVERWNNAAIALYRKVGFETSGTESFELEMSLRLA from the coding sequence ATGACCGCCGACCGCATCTACCCCGACGAACCGGCCGGGGACTTCGACCGACCGCCCCTGCGCTTCGCCGACCGGGCGGACCGACCCGTCGTCGTCCGGCGACTGGAGGGCGAGGCCGACCGGGAGGCGCTCGTCGAGATGTACGTCGCCTTCGACCCCGAGGACCGGGCACAGGGCATCCCGCCGACCGGCGAGGCCCGCATCCGCGAGTGGCTCGGGCACATCCTCACGGAGGACTGCATCAACGTCGTCGCCGAACACGAGGACACGCCGGGGACGGACCTCGTCGGGCACGCGACGCTCGTCCCGGACTCGGAGGGAGCCTGCGAACTCGCCATCTTCGTCCTCAACGACTTCCAGAACGCGGGCATCGGGACCACCCTCATCCGGGGACTGCTCGGCGCGGGGCAGGCCGATGGCGTCGACCGCGTCTGGTTGACCGTCGAGCGCTGGAACAACGCCGCCATCGCCCTCTACCGGAAGGTGGGCTTCGAGACGAGCGGCACCGAGAGCTTCGAACTGGAGATGTCGCTGCGACTCGCCTGA
- a CDS encoding universal stress protein translates to MRTLVGIGGSEDSLRALEVALARAAAAGDEVTVAVVENPDSPLSVEEVESRVHDHLEAEGLDAEVCVLEGHAGSQLVDLADREGFDRIVLGGGETSPLGKINIGSIGEFVLLNAKTSVTLIR, encoded by the coding sequence ATGCGAACGCTGGTCGGCATCGGTGGAAGCGAGGACTCCCTGCGGGCACTGGAGGTCGCACTGGCCCGCGCCGCGGCGGCCGGCGACGAGGTGACGGTCGCCGTCGTCGAGAACCCCGACTCGCCGCTGTCGGTCGAGGAGGTCGAATCACGCGTCCACGACCACCTCGAAGCGGAGGGCCTCGACGCCGAGGTGTGCGTCCTCGAGGGACACGCCGGGAGCCAACTGGTCGACCTGGCCGACCGCGAGGGGTTCGACCGCATCGTCCTCGGGGGCGGCGAGACGAGTCCGCTGGGGAAGATCAACATCGGGAGCATCGGCGAGTTCGTCCTGTTGAACGCCAAGACCTCGGTGACGCTGATACGATGA
- a CDS encoding DUF5806 family protein codes for MTDESPPDDDPAGPTDREDAPPEATPADAPEPPAEERTEADDAGGDDVEADAGRDASADRETTDESSASTDSEGSREVPEDVRKYERFKKIDGARYERANTFLRDRTYITAREWAIARLCSDFRTETGVEMTKIGKNLPELVPFMEDTYTPQAVNQARSAFEDKIRKAGATFLYGAMCDFFTAEELDDVMYEATEVAKFLLEVEGVDLSVEEELEAEERISSVMREVRAASADLREQEQD; via the coding sequence ATGACCGACGAGTCGCCGCCGGACGACGACCCCGCAGGACCCACCGACCGCGAGGACGCGCCGCCCGAAGCTACCCCCGCCGACGCCCCCGAACCCCCCGCCGAGGAGCGGACGGAGGCCGACGACGCCGGGGGAGACGACGTCGAGGCCGACGCCGGAAGGGACGCGAGCGCGGACCGTGAGACCACCGACGAGAGTTCCGCGTCCACCGACTCGGAGGGGTCCCGGGAGGTCCCGGAGGACGTGCGCAAGTACGAGCGCTTCAAGAAGATCGACGGCGCGCGCTACGAACGCGCCAACACCTTCCTCCGGGACCGGACGTACATCACGGCCCGCGAGTGGGCCATCGCGCGCCTCTGTTCGGACTTCCGCACGGAGACGGGCGTCGAGATGACGAAGATCGGGAAGAACCTCCCCGAACTCGTCCCGTTCATGGAGGACACCTACACGCCACAGGCGGTCAATCAGGCCCGCTCGGCCTTCGAGGACAAGATTCGGAAGGCGGGCGCGACGTTTCTCTACGGCGCGATGTGCGACTTCTTCACCGCCGAGGAACTGGACGACGTGATGTACGAGGCCACCGAGGTGGCGAAGTTCCTCCTCGAAGTGGAGGGCGTCGACCTGAGCGTCGAGGAGGAACTGGAGGCCGAAGAGCGCATCTCCAGCGTCATGCGGGAGGTGCGCGCCGCGAGCGCGGACCTCCGCGAACAGGAACAGGACTGA
- a CDS encoding DUF4352 domain-containing protein: MVNFDSQSRRTYLQSVAATGAALALAGCASDSDGNSTGGDGANESGQDGGGQSNGSGEGGADDSSSSDDGQSGGSETAAVGEVVSNEKLAMVVTSVESTKKLGEFQEADEGNVYQVVQMEVKNKTSDEFVNFSGFLQSRVKDDEDHVYDQAIASTGSGSDFGSGQLAPGEVERGNLVYEVPESAGGLSLQFDFSAFDLFELDRVTVTLGEEADSIGDLQQDLQVDVNSVGDTVSHEDVTVTLNNVRTTDELGEYTKADEGKQYVIPDISVENGTSEALNVSISLQMGVKDGEGNSYTVDIGSYSQLDQKFAQGSELAGGETRRGELSYQVPKDTETLYFTFEFSLLELGDKAFWQLN; the protein is encoded by the coding sequence ATGGTAAATTTTGACAGCCAGTCACGTCGCACGTACCTCCAGTCGGTCGCTGCGACGGGTGCTGCCCTCGCGCTCGCAGGCTGTGCGTCGGACAGCGACGGCAACTCCACGGGCGGCGATGGGGCGAACGAGTCGGGACAGGACGGTGGCGGACAGTCGAACGGAAGCGGTGAGGGTGGTGCCGACGACAGTTCCAGTTCCGACGACGGGCAGTCGGGTGGGTCGGAGACTGCCGCAGTCGGTGAAGTGGTCTCGAACGAGAAGCTCGCGATGGTCGTGACGAGCGTGGAGTCCACGAAGAAACTCGGGGAGTTCCAGGAAGCGGACGAGGGGAACGTCTATCAGGTCGTCCAGATGGAGGTGAAGAACAAGACGTCGGACGAGTTCGTCAACTTCTCCGGGTTCCTCCAGTCGCGCGTCAAGGACGACGAGGACCACGTCTACGACCAAGCTATCGCCAGCACCGGCAGCGGCTCCGACTTCGGCTCGGGACAGCTCGCTCCGGGAGAGGTCGAGCGTGGGAACCTCGTCTACGAGGTCCCCGAGAGCGCGGGCGGACTCTCGCTCCAGTTCGACTTCAGCGCGTTCGACCTGTTCGAACTCGACCGCGTCACCGTTACCCTCGGCGAGGAGGCGGACTCGATAGGCGACCTCCAGCAGGACCTCCAAGTCGACGTGAACTCAGTTGGAGACACCGTCAGCCACGAGGACGTCACCGTGACGCTCAACAACGTTCGCACCACGGACGAACTGGGAGAGTACACGAAAGCCGACGAGGGGAAGCAGTACGTCATCCCGGACATCAGTGTCGAGAACGGCACGTCTGAGGCGCTCAACGTCTCCATCAGCCTCCAGATGGGCGTCAAAGACGGTGAGGGCAACTCCTACACCGTCGACATCGGGAGCTACTCGCAACTCGACCAGAAGTTTGCACAGGGGTCGGAACTCGCCGGCGGCGAGACTCGACGTGGCGAACTCTCGTATCAGGTCCCGAAGGACACGGAGACGCTCTACTTCACCTTCGAGTTCTCGCTGCTCGAACTCGGCGACAAGGCGTTCTGGCAGTTGAACTAG
- a CDS encoding DUF7529 family protein, translating into MRDGDHPLAGATDRWEQTIDDMAVTAADYREAGYEVLELHPGDVTVRDDGGFDVLLPDDEFADLEDLVGDAALSKTEVYFATDGGVAFVLTVVAAPDDGVAVCCPLYYDLSNVGGVAGREVITLYARPLADDRSVAVQFDDPSLFVPRSGGEE; encoded by the coding sequence ATGCGCGACGGCGACCACCCCCTCGCGGGAGCCACCGACCGCTGGGAACAGACCATCGACGACATGGCGGTCACGGCCGCCGACTACCGCGAGGCGGGCTACGAGGTGCTCGAACTCCACCCCGGGGACGTGACCGTCCGGGACGACGGGGGGTTCGACGTGCTCCTGCCCGACGACGAGTTCGCGGACCTGGAGGACCTGGTCGGCGACGCCGCCCTCTCGAAGACGGAGGTGTACTTCGCGACCGATGGCGGCGTCGCCTTCGTCCTGACCGTCGTCGCCGCCCCCGACGACGGAGTGGCCGTCTGCTGTCCGCTCTACTACGACCTCTCGAACGTCGGCGGCGTGGCCGGCCGTGAGGTCATCACGCTGTACGCCCGCCCGCTGGCGGACGACCGGTCGGTGGCGGTGCAGTTCGACGACCCGAGCCTGTTCGTCCCGCGGAGTGGCGGCGAGGAGTGA
- a CDS encoding dihydroorotase, protein MLIRDATLADGRVRDVRVRDGTIATVGQHLGASDDETIVDADGKLLLPGMIDVHVHFREPGFSHKETWETGSKSAAAGGVTTVVDQPNTDPPTVSGEAFDGKCALAERSLVDYGVNGGVTPEWDPDSLFERPLFALGEVFLADSTGDMGIEADAFADAVERADEAEVRVTVHAEDADLFDEDARERDDADAWSAFRTAEAEVTAVERACEVADRVGTRLHIAHTSTPEAVDHADGAGMSCEVTPHHIFLSREDLPDLGTFGRMNPPLRSEERRRDLFDRVADGTVDVVATDHAPHTRAEKDAGIWEAPSGVPGVETALPLLLEAARVDDLSYERVRDLTARNPARLFGLTKKGRIRQGYDADLVLVDPDASQEIRAADLHTKCDWTPFEGRRGVFPEWTMVRGEVVYRREGDEETFGDPVGRNVRAGETGD, encoded by the coding sequence ATGCTCATCAGGGACGCGACGCTCGCGGACGGGCGGGTGCGGGACGTCCGCGTGCGCGACGGGACTATCGCGACGGTCGGCCAGCACCTCGGCGCGAGCGACGACGAGACCATCGTGGATGCCGACGGGAAACTCCTCCTGCCGGGGATGATAGACGTCCACGTCCACTTCCGCGAACCGGGGTTCTCGCACAAGGAGACGTGGGAGACGGGGAGTAAGAGCGCCGCCGCGGGCGGCGTCACCACCGTCGTCGACCAGCCGAACACCGACCCGCCAACCGTCTCGGGCGAGGCGTTCGACGGGAAGTGCGCGCTCGCCGAGCGCTCGCTCGTCGACTACGGCGTCAACGGCGGCGTCACGCCCGAGTGGGACCCCGACTCGCTGTTCGAGCGACCGCTGTTCGCCCTCGGCGAGGTGTTCCTCGCCGACTCGACGGGCGACATGGGCATCGAGGCCGACGCCTTCGCGGACGCCGTCGAACGCGCCGACGAGGCGGAGGTGCGCGTCACCGTCCACGCCGAGGACGCCGACCTGTTCGACGAGGACGCCCGCGAGCGAGACGACGCGGACGCCTGGAGCGCCTTCCGGACCGCCGAGGCAGAGGTCACTGCCGTCGAACGCGCCTGCGAGGTGGCCGACCGCGTCGGGACGCGCCTCCACATCGCCCACACGTCCACGCCAGAGGCAGTCGACCACGCCGACGGCGCGGGGATGAGCTGTGAGGTCACGCCCCATCACATCTTCCTCTCGCGAGAGGACCTCCCGGACCTCGGCACGTTCGGGCGGATGAACCCGCCGCTCAGGAGCGAGGAGCGTCGACGGGACCTGTTCGACCGGGTCGCCGACGGGACGGTCGACGTCGTCGCGACCGACCACGCCCCGCACACCCGCGCGGAGAAGGACGCGGGCATCTGGGAGGCGCCCAGCGGCGTCCCCGGCGTCGAGACGGCCCTCCCCCTCTTGCTGGAGGCCGCCCGGGTCGACGACCTGAGCTACGAGCGGGTGCGCGACCTCACCGCGCGGAACCCGGCGCGCCTGTTCGGTCTCACGAAGAAGGGCCGGATTCGGCAGGGGTACGACGCCGACCTCGTCCTCGTGGACCCCGACGCGAGCCAGGAGATACGCGCCGCCGACCTCCACACGAAGTGCGACTGGACGCCGTTCGAGGGCAGACGCGGGGTGTTCCCCGAGTGGACGATGGTCCGCGGCGAGGTCGTCTACCGCCGGGAAGGCGACGAGGAGACGTTCGGCGACCCCGTCGGACGGAACGTCCGGGCCGGGGAGACCGGCGACTGA
- a CDS encoding lipoate--protein ligase family protein translates to MRALRGRAGDIDEDRAVTQSLVADTRETGEPAVRVWTPHRQVAFGRRDARSDGYERAWAAAEERGFPPYERRVGGRAVAYTGNTLAFARVEPLVEMREGLTARYDEAVADLRVALADLGVTAERGEPPDSYCPGSHSLSTEGKIVGIAQRVQRGAALVAGICVVRDHEAIATVLDPVYAALDVPFDPTNVGSVARAGGPDDPETVARAIERALAGEEVVVERVR, encoded by the coding sequence ATGCGCGCACTCCGGGGGCGGGCGGGGGACATCGACGAGGACCGGGCGGTGACGCAGTCGCTCGTCGCCGACACGCGAGAGACGGGGGAACCCGCCGTCCGCGTCTGGACCCCACACCGGCAGGTCGCCTTCGGCCGCCGGGACGCCCGGAGCGATGGCTATGAGCGGGCGTGGGCCGCCGCCGAGGAGCGGGGCTTCCCGCCCTACGAACGACGGGTCGGGGGACGAGCGGTGGCCTACACGGGCAACACGCTGGCGTTCGCGCGGGTCGAACCGCTCGTCGAGATGCGCGAGGGACTGACCGCACGCTACGACGAGGCCGTCGCAGACCTCCGGGTGGCGCTCGCCGATCTCGGCGTCACCGCCGAGCGCGGCGAACCGCCCGACTCGTACTGTCCCGGCAGTCACTCGCTGTCGACAGAGGGGAAGATAGTCGGCATCGCCCAGCGAGTCCAGCGAGGGGCGGCGCTGGTGGCGGGCATTTGCGTCGTCCGCGACCACGAGGCCATCGCGACCGTGCTGGACCCCGTGTACGCAGCGCTGGACGTGCCCTTCGACCCGACGAACGTGGGGAGCGTCGCCCGCGCGGGCGGGCCCGACGACCCCGAGACGGTGGCGCGGGCTATCGAGCGGGCGCTGGCCGGCGAGGAAGTCGTCGTGGAGCGCGTCCGCTGA